One window of Elusimicrobiota bacterium genomic DNA carries:
- a CDS encoding tetratricopeptide repeat protein, producing the protein MGKTLKIIVSVSLVLLAVLFLITKVIEYDVWLHLSSGKYICANFKVPHLDPFSYTASHREYVDSHWLYQVFLYLFYKLAGFFGLFLYQLLIIGTIFYILFRMVKKSNFYVMNACILLTLLIANNRFLYRPEMFSYLFAVLFILILDKCSSTPLACITVNGSNPRGCNYKSIFLLPALQILWVNTHGFFIFGPIIIGCYFIGELIQGRRHLSAVYPILLILSVLACFINPYGYKLVAYPFLLLTEIGSKASPYMKTITELTPILFTEKGNYRTVAYFILIAVSFASFFVAKKFNFSRFFVFLLFVYLSWITERNIVFFAFVSSLITILNFTEIKDIKILRGNRQLIADYIYPVLMIIVSVFVSVGVITNRYYRQEKTMQQFGIGMVNILFPVNAVEFIKTNNITGNIFNDALIGGYFIWNCWPERKCFVDGKMEIYGEEFLQGYKNTIDNPNVYWQKIADKYKIDYVLLHPLSPHSKNIMKYLYKNNPESSSGWQLVFFDESGIVFVKGSRRLNADYIIKEPSLGSYSKLNKSIALFSYANFYFFTEQYQKAQNYYMEVLKYEPNRVEAYINLGAMFLMQKKYEQAKGCYLAAIRITRKYAEPYYGLAMVDVEKGKYKSALEILHIALRKKPVFLEAQFLLCYVYLKLWQFDNVINECNRILTRTPSDEKIYNLLGTAYFYKKEYDNATEYYKKALEINPDFDEARHNYEACLDKMREK; encoded by the coding sequence ATGGGTAAAACACTTAAAATAATTGTTTCTGTATCGCTGGTTTTATTGGCTGTTTTGTTTCTTATCACAAAAGTTATAGAATATGATGTATGGCTCCATTTATCGTCGGGAAAATATATCTGTGCGAATTTTAAGGTGCCACATCTTGACCCGTTTTCTTATACTGCCTCACACCGCGAATATGTGGATTCACACTGGCTATATCAGGTTTTTCTGTATCTTTTTTACAAACTTGCGGGTTTCTTTGGATTGTTTTTGTATCAGTTACTCATAATCGGGACAATTTTTTATATTCTATTCCGAATGGTTAAAAAATCAAACTTTTATGTTATGAACGCCTGTATTTTACTGACTTTACTCATTGCTAATAACAGGTTTTTATACAGACCTGAAATGTTCTCGTATCTGTTTGCAGTATTGTTTATCTTGATTTTAGATAAATGTAGTAGCACGCCCTTGGCGTGCATTACCGTTAATGGAAGCAACCCAAGGGGTTGCAACTACAAAAGTATTTTTCTACTACCAGCACTACAAATCCTGTGGGTAAACACACACGGGTTTTTCATTTTCGGACCGATTATTATTGGTTGTTATTTTATTGGTGAACTAATACAAGGTAGACGGCACTTAAGTGCCGTCTACCCAATTTTATTGATATTATCTGTTCTGGCTTGTTTTATAAACCCATATGGATACAAACTTGTTGCTTATCCATTTTTATTACTTACTGAAATAGGCAGTAAAGCATCGCCTTATATGAAAACTATAACTGAATTAACGCCTATATTATTCACAGAAAAAGGGAATTATCGGACAGTCGCATATTTTATTTTAATAGCAGTTTCTTTTGCCAGTTTTTTTGTGGCCAAAAAGTTCAATTTTTCAAGATTTTTTGTGTTTCTTTTATTTGTATATCTCAGCTGGATTACAGAACGAAATATCGTATTTTTTGCTTTCGTTAGTTCGCTGATAACAATACTTAATTTTACAGAGATAAAAGATATTAAGATTCTTAGAGGTAATCGGCAATTAATTGCCGACTACATTTATCCTGTTTTGATGATTATTGTTTCTGTTTTTGTATCTGTTGGTGTTATCACAAACAGATATTACAGGCAGGAAAAAACAATGCAGCAGTTCGGTATCGGTATGGTGAATATTCTATTCCCGGTAAATGCAGTGGAATTTATCAAAACCAATAATATTACTGGCAACATTTTCAACGATGCGCTTATTGGCGGTTATTTTATATGGAATTGCTGGCCTGAAAGGAAGTGTTTTGTTGACGGTAAAATGGAAATTTATGGCGAAGAATTTCTTCAAGGATACAAAAATACGATTGATAATCCGAATGTGTATTGGCAGAAAATCGCTGACAAATACAAAATTGATTATGTTCTTTTGCATCCGTTATCTCCGCATTCAAAAAATATTATGAAATATCTATATAAGAACAATCCTGAATCAAGTTCAGGATGGCAACTTGTATTTTTTGATGAGTCGGGGATTGTTTTTGTCAAAGGTAGTCGGCGTTTAAACGCCGACTACATAATTAAAGAACCATCCCTCGGCAGTTATTCAAAACTGAATAAAAGCATTGCACTTTTTTCATATGCTAACTTTTACTTTTTTACAGAGCAATACCAAAAAGCACAGAATTATTATATGGAAGTTCTAAAGTATGAGCCGAATCGTGTTGAAGCGTATATCAATTTAGGCGCTATGTTTTTAATGCAAAAAAAATATGAACAGGCTAAGGGTTGTTACCTCGCTGCAATAAGAATAACAAGAAAATATGCAGAACCCTATTACGGACTTGCTATGGTTGATGTCGAAAAAGGTAAATATAAATCAGCATTGGAAATTCTGCATATCGCATTAAGAAAAAAACCTGTTTTCTTAGAAGCACAGTTTTTACTCTGTTATGTTTATCTGAAATTATGGCAGTTTGATAATGTTATAAATGAATGCAACCGAATACTAACACGCACACCATCAGACGAAAAAATATACAACCTTTTAGGTACTGCGTATTTTTATAAAAAAGAATACGATAATGCCACGGAATATTATAAAAAAGCACTGGAAATCAATCCTGATTTTGATGAAGCACGACATAATTATGAAGCATGTTTAGATAAAATGAGAGAAAAATGA